AAACTTtatccaaatctgatgaagaaagaaactcatctaCACACTCATCtagtacattttcagctaaatttaattttttaggtGAGCTGTTActatttacagttgaagtcaaaagtttacatacaccttgcagaatctgcaaaatgttaattattttaccaatataagagggatcatacaaaatgcatgctatttttttttttttttaatttagtaccgccctgaataagatatttcacataaaagaagtttacatacacttgattcctaatactgtgttgttacctgaataatccatacctgtgtttttttgtttagtgatagttgttcatgagtcccttgtttgtcctgaacagttaaactgcctgctgttcttcaggaaaaatccttcaggtcccacaagttctttggtttttcagcatttttgtgtgtttgaaccttttccaacgactgtatgattttgacatccatcttttcatgctgaggacaactgagggactcatatgcagctattacagaaggttcaaatactcactgatgctccaaaatccaaaaagaaaaatgatgcgttaagagccaggggtgtaaactttcgaacagaatgaagatgtgtacatttttctaattttgcctaaatatcatatttttcatttagtactgcccttcagaagctaaagAATATACTTAGATgattcccagaaaacaaaataagtgaaatttaccctgatcttcaaattcaaaaggttttcaccccccagctctttttgcatcatttttccttctgtgagctttgaaccttctgtaatagttgcatgtgagtccctcagctgtcatcagtgtgaaaagatggatctcaaaatcatacagtcattgttggaaagggtttaaatacactaaatttttttctgaaaggacagcaggcagtttaactgttcaggacaaacaagggattcatgaacaactgtcactaaaaaaataaaaaataaaattcattcaggtaacaacatagtgtTAAGAatcatgtgtatgtaaactttcgagtCTTTTAagaattcaactattattttcctattgtggtctatatgtaaatgtcttttatgtgaaatatcttattcagggcagtactaaataaaaaaaaaaataacatgcattttgtatgatccttatttgggtaaaataattaacattttgcagattctgcaaacgttttgtaaacttttgatgtaaacttttgacttcaactgttaAGTATTGCAAAATCCCATTTTAAGGCACAGGATGCTGCGTATTTTATTAAACAGGTTTGTTTGTTGTCACCTTCAGATAACTCCGCCCACTCTGGTACAAACCCAGGTGGAGGGCGGCTCCACCCTCTTCAGTCTCAACTACTTTGGTGAGAATGCGTATCTGACACAGTCTTCTCAGCTGTACCTGGAGACCTGCATCCCAGCTCTGGGCGACACCTTCTGCATCGCCCAGTCATACCGCGCCGAGCAGTCTCGCACCCGCAGACACCTGTCTGAGTGAGTCTGGCACCATtcaagattcattcattcaaacagagTGAAGCATGTGAGTGTAATGCACCTCTTTGTGGGTGTGTGTTTTCAGGTACACCCACATTGAGGCCGAATGTCCCTTCATGACCTATGAAGACCTTCTGAACCGGTTGGAGGATCTGGTGTGTGACGTGGTTGACAGGGTCCTGAAGTCTCCGGCTGCGCAGCTGCTCTATGACCTCAACCCGgtactttaaatgaaaatttaaaatgatgatttgtcaactgactgaaataaaatgccGCAGATGACTGGAAGGGTCGTGGAAATTCGTCAGAAAGTATGGAGACTCTGGAATATGTACaaacatctattttttttttggtttctccTAGGACTTCAAGCCTCCCAAACGGCCGTTCAAGAGAATGAACTATACTGAAGCCATTGAGTGGCTGAAAGAGCACAACATCAAGAAGGATGATGGGACATTTTATGAGTTTGGAGAGGTTTGTTATATTGAGCCTCATGTGTTATTGCCGAAAGTGCTCACCTACAAATGCTTGGATAATTGACCACTGTGTGTCGTTTCTACAGGATATCCCAGAAGCCCCTGAGCGACAGATGACTGACACCATTAATGAGACCATTCTGCTATGTCGTTTCCCTGCTGAGATCAAATCCTTCTACATGCAGCGCTGCCCTGAGGACCGTCGCCTCACTGAATCGGTCAGGATCATTAACCAGCAACAACAGATCTTTTATACAGTCACAGCCAATCAAAACATATTTGGTGTTTAAACATGCAGTTATGTGGACCAATGAGATTCCACTGTGGGCTGAGTCAAgctaaattaagaaaaaaaattaataagcaAAAGGACAAAAGCACTGTAACAGTCTCATACATGTGAAAGACAAAACATATATACAGTTAAGATCAaatacatacaccttgcagaattaaaatgttaattatttgaccaaaataagagggatcatacaaaatgcatgttatttttttatttagtgctgacctgaataagatattttgcataaaaggtGTTTGCttatagtccacaggagaaaataatagttgaatttataagaatgacctcattcaaaagtttacatacacttgattcttaatactgtgttgttacctgaatgatccacagattttttttttttttgttttttttttgatagttgttcacgagtccctggTTTGTCCCGAactgttaaactgcccgctgttcttcagaacaaATCCTTCacgtcccacaaattttttgctttttcagcatttttgtgtattttaaccctttccaacaaggAATCGATGATTTTGAGATAAATCTTTTcacgaggacaactgagggactcatatgcagctattacagaagattcaaacactcactgatgcttcagaaggaaacacaatacattaagagccaggggtgaaaacttttgaatggaatgaagatgtgtacatttttcttattttgcctatatgctatatatattttttcatttagtactgcccttcagaaactacagatgTTAGGCGCATGTTTTccgaagacaaaataagttcaatttaccctgatcttcaaattcaaaaagagtttgtgggacctaaagcaTTTTTCGAAAGACTagtgagcagtttaactgttcaggacaaacaagggactcatggacaactatcactaaacaaaacaaaaacaacaacaacaacaaaaacaaacaaaacacagctgtatatcattcaggtaacaacacagtattaagaaatcaagtgtgtaaatgtaaacttttgaatggggtcatttttataaattctgctactattttctcttgtggactatatgtaaatgtttttttttatgtgaaatatcttattcaggtcagcactaaataaaagttaacatgcattttgtatgatacctcttattttggtcaaacttttgacctcagctgtaaaaaaaaaaactttaggaAAATTTTACCCGTGTTATAATTTGCTCataagtgtgtgtttgtcaggtGGATGTGCTGATGCCCAATGTTGGTGAGATTGTGGGAGGCTCCATGCGTATCTGGGACGCTGAGGAGCTCCTGGAAGGGTATAAGAGAGAGGGAATTGACCCCACACCCTACTACTGGTACACCGACCAGGTAACAGCCTATTTGCTATATTTCATGTGTATTatcattcaaaaagttttttttttttttttttttttttttttttgatttaagCATATTACTCGTTAAATAAGctgaactaaattaaataaactgatttattaaaatattttgcaattaaaaatgcaattgaaATGTTACCAAATCATTGTGGATATTTGATATATTGCACAGCTTTTTGTCATCCTACAATAACTGAAATATTCAAAAGTTCAGAATATAAACATGTGAATGTTTGTGTGTTAAAGAGGAAGTTTGGCACGTGTCCTCATGGTGGATACGGTCTGGGTCTTGAGCGATTCCTCACCTGGCTGCTGAACCGACATCACATCCGTGACGTCTGCCTGTATCCTCGCTTCATTCAGCGCTGCCGACCTTAAttgcgcacacacacgcactgcAAGAGACCAACTAGAAAATCAAATCACTCTCTCTCATTGCCAGAGACCATATTTATATGTCAAGTTTAAAGATCCAATCAGAAGACGGTTTAAATGATCATTCAGTGTCGAATTATATCCCTGTAATATTCATACGTGGCATAATAAAGCAATGAGATcatgcatttgtgtttgttttcattaaagggCAGCAGAGACTGCTGTTTACTCTTATGATGCACATTAATAAGAACAATTAATAGGTTTACGCTGTTCTAAAAGATGAAATTTGTGTCTTCATAAAATTTTTCGAATGTAACAACCTTCACTCAGAAACAACcttttatttaaactgaaagagaataattaaaaaaaaatatatatatatatatatcattctcagtttatccagaatcatgcaGCTTTAGTTGGTcatgtaaacaaatgtaaatatgcataaataaatgactcAGATAATGCACTAAAGATGTGGTCAGTGAGGCTAATAGTTGTTCTCAGGGGCCAAGCCACTTATCTCTTCCAACCTTATCAATGCCTGTGCTCTCTCTTGGGATTGTGGGTAGGAGGAGTTTAGAGCTTTGGAGTTCTAACTTTGAGAGtttgtttactttattatacttttttttcttcttagaaATTGGAAAGTCTAGAAAATGATGAAAAGAATAAGATTGTTTAATGCCTTTGATggagaaacaacaacaataagaGACTAAGAGAGCTGAGATGTTGGCAAaagattttgttaaaaatcacaattcAGATAATGTTAGTGAAAAAGGGAAAGGATGAAAGAAAACTACAATACTGGAAAATGAGAGCTATTACAGTATGAGGAAGATACTGAAAACATACTAAACAGGTCATGTAACAAAAAACTGAACCATTCTCAGAGATGTTCTCTATAAGATCTCTGCTCCAGGCAAAGATGAGAGATTTGTTATATAATGTTATCCCATCTGTGAATgatcaaattatatattttttgaaattttataataatttctggGAGAAAGGAAAATTGAAGAAATGTTGGAAGTAGGCAGTTGTAGTTCCAATAAGAAAAGCATGGAAGGATTGTACAAAACCAGAGAATTATGAACCAGTTGCTTTAACATCCAAcatctgtaaaatgtaaaaaatgataaatgaaagGTTAGGAGAGAAAGGGACATACATCCTAATATCACCAATGGCCTCCACCTGTCTGTAACTAATTGCATATGGTCATGTTTACTATATTTGCGTATAGTCCTGTTAAAATTATTGTCTGAGCCAATCATTTCAATGCCCAGTTCCCCAGTGCAAATGGCAAATAGAAATACGATGGATCCAGCTTTATGTACAGTAAATACCACTCCTATTTATCAACTGAATTCATAGAATTCTCTTCCAAACCGCCCCATCATCAGCAAACAGTGAAACCCCATCCTCTTTTTATGTCCATGAACACATCATTTATCCCCTTAGCATTCCCGTCAAATTGAACTCAGTGCAAAATGTCTCATGGGTGGAATGTTGGAACGCTAAGAAGTTACAACAGCTTTATGAAATAAGGAAAGCACAAAGAAATAGAGAAAGTGTATTGGCTGTTTTCAAGAAATTCATATCAAGGTGAGGAAATTAATCACTGAAGAATTATCAGTATACGGTAAATGCTTGCAATGTTGTTGGGTAACAAGATCCACTTAGCCTGGctgtaaaactaaaacaatgagGGCAAAGACTACATAATCTTTATTATCTTAGACCAAATTCAatgtttcttcttctgagaGCAAGGTCTTGTTAGACAAACGTGCCCAAATATAAATAGAATAATAGGGTTTTGTATAAAGTCATCAGTCCCTTGATTAATACTTCGTAGAGCcaacttttgctttaattacagcCATCAGTCATCCACACTTTGTTTTGGGGAATTTTTGTCCATTCTTTCTTACAGAATTGCTCAAGTTCAGTCAAATTCCACAGATTCTTATTTGaatttaagtcagggctctgatTGGCCACTCAGTGACATTCACCTTTTTATCTTGAGCCATTTCATTGTTGTTTTGGCAGTATctttagggtcattgtcttgttggaaggtgaaTGACCTGCCCATCTTCAGCTGTCTAGCAGAGGGATGCAGGTTGTCCTCAAGAATTTGGATGTGCTTTGCAGCGTCCATTTTCCTTTCAATCCTGACAAATCGCCCAGTCCCAGCGAGAAACACCCTCACAACataatgctgccaccaccatgcttcacagtaggtatggtgtgttttgggtggtgtGTTGTGTTTGCTTTTCGCCAAACATAGCGCTTGGAGTTCAGTCCAAAAAGATCcattttggtctcatcagaccatagcaCCTTTTGCCAGAAGGTATCAGATTCttccaaatgtgtttttgcatagcGCAAACAAGACTTTTTTAGGAAAGGCTTTTTTTCATGCCACCCTGCCATATAGGCAGCTTTGTGTAAAGCTAAGGAGATAGTTGTCACATGCACAGACTGACCAGACCCAGTCATAAAGCCTTCTAAGTCCTTCAAAGTTGCCTTTGCCTTCCTGGTAGCGTCAATGTTCTCCTGGTTCTGTCATCCACTTTGGACAGACAGCCTGATTTAGGCAATGTGCTGGTGGTGCCATACGCTTTCCACTTCTTAATGATGCTCTGAACTGTACGCCGAGGGAAATCTAaagcctttaaaatgtttttgtagtctTCTCCTAACTTGTGCCTTTCTACAACTTTATCCCGGAGGTCTTTTGAAAGCACTTTCCCTTTTCCTTACCATACCATGCACTACTAACAGTAGAGTCTTCAAGAAACATCTTGTTTTATTCTGAAGTAATCAACACCACTACTATTAATGTCAGGTGGGGCAATTAGCCTGGTGTTTAATCTGGATTGACTGCTTGCACCTGAGCAAGTTTATAATGGTATACTCTAAGGGGCTGATCACTGTACCACTTAcaactttataactttataattGGGAGAAAACTGACATCGTGTTATTGGGTCATTGGTCAGATCAGAACCCACTTTAGCTTCCACATCAGTGCCTTTGGAATAAGGGGGGTGTTAAGATACTTGGGCTATTTTGGAACTGAACAGTATATGAAAAGGAATTGGGAAGAGCTTATAGAAAAAGTGACAAGAAACCTGCGAAGACGGAAATGGATTCAAGCTCTCTTACAGAGGCAGAGTGTTAGTAGTGAGTAATATTGCTGACTCAGCCATGACATTGTTTTACAGTATTGGATCCTCCAGAAAAGCTCATGGCACAACTTCAAAAAGCTTTTGTGGACTTTCCCCCAGGAACACTTTGTCTTCCTGTTAATGAGGGCGTTCAAAGTTAATCAATTTAGTGATAAGATGAAAGCTATAAGGGTGTAGTCTGatatttgttcaaaacacttTGTTTTGGCTTTGAAACACAGTTTACTTCATGGATGAGGCTTTTGTGGAATGTTTACAGTATACTGAAGGTTAATGGAACTCTGACAAGATCTTTGCATCACAGACGAGTCAGACAAAGATGCAGCTGATCTAGTCTCTTGTACGCAATTTCTATTAAACCATTATTAATGACATTGAGAGAGAAGTTGGAAGGATTGACAATTTCATTATCTTCCCTTGCTGATGACACCGTTTTTATTGAATCTGATTTTGTTAAACATCTGCTTTCTTGCCTCAGTATCTTTCAGAGTGTATCTTTTGTGCAGCTAAGATactctggctttttttttttttgg
Above is a genomic segment from Labeo rohita strain BAU-BD-2019 chromosome 17, IGBB_LRoh.1.0, whole genome shotgun sequence containing:
- the LOC127179575 gene encoding asparagine--tRNA ligase, cytoplasmic, whose protein sequence is MAKEGVGQMSIKELYVSDKQGSDVDGDGSEQKPFKTPLKALLFVGKDPFPVIYVDSQKDGERWAVISKTQMKNTKKLFNKEKMKNDSKDKKEAEDAERREKNLEEAKKIIIENDPSLPEPKTVKIDKLEAFREQRVKVFGWVHRLRRQGKNLLFIVLRDGTGFLQCVLTDKLCQCYNGLVLSTESTVALYGTVKPVPKGKQAPGGHELHCDFWELVGLAPAGGADNLLNEESDVDVQLNNRHMLIRGENVSKILKVRSTVTHCFREHFFSRGYCEITPPTLVQTQVEGGSTLFSLNYFGENAYLTQSSQLYLETCIPALGDTFCIAQSYRAEQSRTRRHLSEYTHIEAECPFMTYEDLLNRLEDLVCDVVDRVLKSPAAQLLYDLNPDFKPPKRPFKRMNYTEAIEWLKEHNIKKDDGTFYEFGEDIPEAPERQMTDTINETILLCRFPAEIKSFYMQRCPEDRRLTESVDVLMPNVGEIVGGSMRIWDAEELLEGYKREGIDPTPYYWYTDQRKFGTCPHGGYGLGLERFLTWLLNRHHIRDVCLYPRFIQRCRP